In Streptomyces sp. NBC_01381, the sequence GTACGGCATCGAGACCTGGAGCGGCTGGAATCTGGCGATCTGCTTCGTGCTGTCCTTCGCGGCGAACGTGCTGGTCGCGGGGCTCCTCGCGCTCATCGGCGTCATCTTCGCGAAGAAGGCCAAGAAGGGCAGGGGCGCGCAGAAGGCGGCCGCTTCGGCCAAGGAGACGGCTGCCGTACTGGGGAACGTCAAGCCGCACCCCCGCGTGGTGAGCCCCGCGGGTGCCGCCGTCGACCGTGTCGGTGAGAAGGCCGCGGCTGTGGCACGCTCGTCTTCATGACGGACCCCGCCCCTCTTTCGGCCCAGCCGCCCTCGCTCGTACGCATCGAAGGCCCCTGGACCCACCGGGATGTCGCCGCCAACGGCGCGCGCTTCCACATCGCCGAGATGGGCGACGGGCCGCTGGTGCTGCTGCTGCACGGCTTCCCGCAGTTCTGGTGGACCTGGCGGCACCAGATGGTGGCGCTCGCCGACGCGGGGTTCCGTGCGGTCGCGATGGACCTGCGGGGCGTGGGCGGCAGCGACCGTACGCCGCGCGGCTACGACCCGGCGAACCTCGCGCTCGACATCACGGGCGTCGTCCGGTCCCTCGGTGAGCCGGACGCCGCGCTCGTCGGGCACGACCTGGGCGGATATCTGGCGTGGACGGCGGCCGTGATGCGGCCCAAGCTGGTGCGCCGCCTCGCCGTCTCCTCGATGCCGCATCCGCGGCGCTGGCGCTCGGCGATGCTGTCGGACCGCAAGCAGACCGCCGCCGGGTCGTACGTCTGGGGTTTCCAGCGGCCGTGGCTGCCGGAGCGTCAACTCGTCGCGGACGACGGGGCCCTGGTGGGGCGTCTGGTGCGGGACTGGTCGGGGCCGCAGCTGCCGGACGACGAGACGGTGGAGACGTACCAGCGGGCCATGACCATCCCCTCGACGGCGCACTGCTCGATCGAGCCGTACCGCTGGATGGTGCGCTCGATGGCCCGCCCCGACGGCATCCAGTTCAACCGCCGCATGAAGCGGCCGGTGCAGGTTCCCACGCTGCATCTGCACGGATCGCTCGACCCCGTGATGCGTACGAGGAGCGCGGCGGGCTCCGGCGAATACGTCGAAGCGCCGTACCGCTGGCGGCTTTTCGACGGGCTCGGGCACTTTCCTCACGAAGAGGACCCTGTTGCGTTCTCGACCGAGCTGGTGAACTGGCTGAAGGATCCCGAGCCGGATCGGTGAGGGTTTCGGGCCCCTGAATCGACCCCTGAATCGTCGGTGGGCGAACGCCTGTACTACGAACGGCCACTTGCCCCCCGCATAGGCCAATTGGGGCCCCTGGGCGCGGTTACCGACCTTGAGGCACGGGCACACGTCGGGGTATGGGCTGGACGCACGACTACAGTGACGCAGCACGCAACCGCCGCTCGGCCACAGCGCTGAACAGCCATGAGGGGGGCGGCCCGCACGATCCGGGCCACGAAGGCCCTGCTCAGGGCATCGGCATTCCACGCATCTTGCGCCGCAGGGCCC encodes:
- a CDS encoding phage holin family protein — protein: MSAPDGPVGTERSLGQLVSTATSEMSALVHDEIALAKAQLRQDVKRGAVGGAAFAAAGAVLIFSLPMLSFALAYGIETWSGWNLAICFVLSFAANVLVAGLLALIGVIFAKKAKKGRGAQKAAASAKETAAVLGNVKPHPRVVSPAGAAVDRVGEKAAAVARSSS
- a CDS encoding alpha/beta fold hydrolase: MTDPAPLSAQPPSLVRIEGPWTHRDVAANGARFHIAEMGDGPLVLLLHGFPQFWWTWRHQMVALADAGFRAVAMDLRGVGGSDRTPRGYDPANLALDITGVVRSLGEPDAALVGHDLGGYLAWTAAVMRPKLVRRLAVSSMPHPRRWRSAMLSDRKQTAAGSYVWGFQRPWLPERQLVADDGALVGRLVRDWSGPQLPDDETVETYQRAMTIPSTAHCSIEPYRWMVRSMARPDGIQFNRRMKRPVQVPTLHLHGSLDPVMRTRSAAGSGEYVEAPYRWRLFDGLGHFPHEEDPVAFSTELVNWLKDPEPDR